One Helicobacter cetorum MIT 00-7128 DNA window includes the following coding sequences:
- the rpsM gene encoding 30S ribosomal protein S13 gives MARISGVDLPKKKRVEYALTYIYGIGLKSSREILEAVGVSFDKRVHELSEDEVSSIAKKIQQSYLVEGDLRKKVQMDIKSLMDLGSYRGIRHRKGLPVRGQTTKNNARTRKGKKKTVGSK, from the coding sequence ATGGCAAGGATTTCTGGTGTAGATTTACCAAAGAAAAAGAGAGTTGAGTATGCGCTTACCTATATTTATGGGATTGGTCTAAAAAGTTCAAGAGAAATTTTAGAGGCCGTGGGCGTTTCTTTTGACAAGCGTGTGCATGAATTGAGTGAAGATGAAGTTTCTAGCATTGCCAAGAAAATCCAGCAAAGTTACTTGGTAGAGGGTGATTTGCGTAAAAAAGTCCAAATGGATATTAAATCTTTAATGGATTTGGGAAGTTATCGTGGTATTAGACATCGTAAGGGTCTTCCTGTGCGTGGTCAAACTACCAAGAATAACGCAAGAACTCGCAAGGGTAAGAAGAAAACCGTTGGTAGCAAGTAG
- the rpsK gene encoding 30S ribosomal protein S11, translated as MAKRNTATKKKVVKKNIARGVVYISATFNNTNITVTDEMGNVICWSTAGGLGFKGSKKSTPYAAQQAVESALGKAKEHGVKEVGIKVQGPGSGRETAIKSVGATEGIKVLWIKDITPLPHNGCRAPKRRRV; from the coding sequence ATGGCTAAAAGAAACACAGCGACTAAAAAGAAAGTCGTCAAAAAGAACATCGCTAGAGGGGTTGTTTATATTTCAGCAACTTTCAATAATACCAACATCACAGTTACTGATGAAATGGGCAATGTGATTTGTTGGAGCACAGCGGGTGGATTAGGTTTTAAGGGTTCTAAAAAATCTACCCCTTATGCAGCTCAGCAAGCTGTAGAGAGCGCTTTAGGCAAAGCTAAAGAACATGGTGTTAAAGAAGTAGGCATTAAGGTTCAAGGTCCCGGAAGTGGGCGTGAAACTGCCATTAAAAGTGTAGGTGCAACTGAGGGCATTAAAGTGCTTTGGATTAAAGATATTACCCCTCTTCCTCATAATGGTTGCAGAGCGCCTAAAAGAAGAAGAGTATAA
- the rpmJ gene encoding 50S ribosomal protein L36 yields MKVRPSVKKMCDKCKIIKRRGVIRVICVTPKHKQRQG; encoded by the coding sequence ATGAAAGTCAGGCCATCAGTAAAAAAGATGTGCGATAAGTGCAAGATTATTAAGAGAAGGGGCGTTATCAGAGTTATCTGTGTTACCCCTAAACATAAACAAAGACAAGGATAA
- the rplO gene encoding 50S ribosomal protein L15 gives MGLENLKPAVGSVKKIKRVGRGQGSGMGKTATRGGKGQTARTGYKAKRGFEGGQQPLQRRLPKVGFRTKDSHIYAINVEKCEAIKNLEEITFSSLRALHHFPLYIEGVKLIGKGALALASKIKDERIKTSGQK, from the coding sequence ATGGGACTAGAAAATTTAAAACCAGCAGTTGGTAGTGTTAAAAAAATTAAGCGTGTTGGTCGTGGTCAAGGAAGTGGCATGGGTAAGACGGCTACAAGAGGTGGCAAAGGTCAAACAGCAAGAACCGGTTATAAAGCCAAGAGAGGTTTTGAGGGCGGACAGCAACCTTTACAGCGCCGTCTTCCTAAAGTAGGCTTTAGAACTAAAGACTCTCATATTTATGCTATTAATGTAGAGAAATGTGAGGCTATTAAGAATTTAGAAGAAATTACTTTTTCAAGCTTGCGTGCGTTGCATCATTTTCCTCTCTATATTGAGGGTGTGAAGTTGATTGGAAAAGGTGCTTTAGCTCTAGCTTCTAAAATCAAAGATGAGAGAATTAAAACAAGCGGGCAAAAGTAA
- the secY gene encoding preprotein translocase subunit SecY has product MNKAIASKIFITLGFLFLYRILAYIPIPGVDLAAIKAFFDNNSNNALGLFNMFSGDAVSRLSIISLGIMPYITSSIIMELLSATFPNLAKMKKERDGMQKYMQIVRYATIVITLIQAVSVSVGLRSISGGANGAIMIDMQVFMVIAAFSMLTGTMLLMWIGEQITQRGVGNGISLIIFAGIVSGIPSAISGTFNLVNTGVINVLMLIGIVLIVLATIFSIIYVELAERRIPISYARKVVMQNQNKRIMNYIPIKLNLSGVIPPIFASALLVFPSTILQQATSNKTLQAIADFLSPQGYAYNILMFLLIIFFAYFYSSIVFNSKDIADNLRRNGGYIPGLRPGEGTSSFLNSVASKLTLWGSLYLALISTVPWILVKAMGVPFYFGGTAVLIVVQVAIDTMKKIEAQVYMSKYKTLSAVGF; this is encoded by the coding sequence ATGAATAAAGCAATTGCAAGTAAGATTTTCATTACCTTAGGTTTTTTATTTCTCTATAGAATTCTTGCGTATATTCCTATTCCCGGCGTGGATTTAGCCGCTATCAAAGCGTTTTTTGATAATAACTCAAATAACGCCTTAGGCTTATTTAATATGTTTAGTGGGGATGCAGTCTCTCGCTTAAGCATTATTTCTTTAGGAATTATGCCCTATATTACTTCCTCTATTATTATGGAACTTTTAAGCGCTACTTTCCCTAATCTAGCCAAGATGAAGAAAGAGCGTGATGGTATGCAAAAATACATGCAAATTGTGCGCTATGCTACGATTGTTATCACTCTTATACAAGCAGTAAGCGTATCAGTGGGTCTAAGAAGTATTAGTGGTGGTGCTAATGGTGCTATCATGATTGATATGCAAGTTTTTATGGTGATTGCAGCTTTTTCTATGCTTACAGGAACAATGTTGCTTATGTGGATAGGAGAGCAGATTACGCAACGAGGCGTTGGCAATGGGATTAGTCTTATTATCTTTGCAGGAATTGTTTCTGGTATTCCTTCAGCAATTTCTGGGACATTTAATTTAGTTAATACGGGCGTAATCAATGTTTTAATGTTGATTGGTATTGTGCTGATTGTTTTAGCAACTATTTTTTCTATTATTTATGTAGAGTTGGCTGAGAGAAGAATCCCTATTTCTTATGCTCGTAAAGTAGTTATGCAAAACCAAAATAAGCGCATTATGAATTACATTCCTATTAAGCTAAATTTGAGCGGGGTAATCCCACCAATTTTTGCTTCAGCATTATTAGTGTTCCCCTCTACTATTTTACAACAAGCTACTTCTAATAAAACCTTGCAAGCTATTGCAGATTTTTTAAGTCCTCAAGGGTATGCGTATAATATTTTGATGTTTTTACTTATTATATTCTTTGCATATTTTTATTCCTCTATCGTTTTTAATTCTAAAGATATTGCGGATAATTTGAGGCGTAATGGAGGGTATATTCCGGGACTTAGACCCGGAGAGGGAACTTCATCTTTTTTAAATTCTGTAGCAAGTAAGCTTACCTTATGGGGCTCACTCTACTTAGCATTAATCTCTACTGTGCCTTGGATTTTAGTTAAGGCTATGGGTGTTCCTTTCTATTTTGGGGGGACAGCAGTATTGATTGTCGTTCAAGTAGCGATTGATACGATGAAAAAGATTGAGGCGCAAGTCTATATGAGTAAATATAAGACTTTGAGTGCGGTAGGTTTTTAG
- the map gene encoding type I methionyl aminopeptidase, with amino-acid sequence MAISIKSPKEISALRKAGEFTGRTLALLKENVRVGITLLELDKIAEDFILSLGAKPAFKGLYGFPNTVCISVNEVVIHGIPTDYALKEGDIVGLDLGVEFQGYYGDSALTLPVGNISSKDKALLACSKETLEEAISSIKVGMHFKELSQVLEKAIIERGFVPLKGFCGHGIGRKPHEEPEIPNYLEKGVKPSSGPKIKEGMVFCLEPMVCQQKGEPKILQDKWSVISVDGLNTSHHEHTIAIVGNQAVILTEY; translated from the coding sequence ATGGCTATTTCTATTAAAAGCCCTAAGGAAATCTCAGCATTAAGAAAAGCGGGTGAATTTACGGGTAGAACCCTTGCACTTCTCAAAGAAAATGTGCGTGTAGGCATAACGCTTTTAGAGCTAGATAAAATAGCAGAAGATTTTATCTTGTCTCTTGGAGCTAAGCCTGCATTCAAAGGGCTATATGGTTTTCCAAATACGGTGTGTATTTCAGTCAATGAGGTTGTTATACATGGCATTCCTACAGATTATGCCTTAAAAGAGGGCGACATTGTAGGTTTGGATTTGGGAGTAGAATTTCAAGGTTATTATGGTGATTCAGCCCTTACTCTTCCTGTGGGCAATATAAGCTCTAAAGATAAGGCGTTGTTGGCTTGTTCTAAGGAGACTTTAGAAGAGGCTATTTCTTCTATTAAAGTGGGCATGCATTTTAAGGAATTGAGCCAAGTGCTAGAAAAAGCAATTATAGAGCGTGGCTTTGTTCCCTTGAAAGGTTTTTGTGGGCATGGTATTGGTAGAAAACCCCATGAAGAACCTGAAATTCCTAATTATTTGGAAAAAGGTGTCAAGCCTAGTAGTGGTCCCAAAATTAAAGAGGGCATGGTGTTTTGTTTGGAGCCTATGGTCTGTCAGCAAAAAGGCGAGCCTAAAATTTTACAAGACAAGTGGAGTGTAATCTCAGTAGATGGGCTCAATACAAGCCATCATGAGCATACTATCGCCATTGTTGGCAATCAAGCAGTAATTCTTACGGAGTATTAA
- the infA gene encoding translation initiation factor IF-1 yields MARDDVIEVDGKVIEALPNATFKVELDNKHVVLCRISGKMRMHYIRISLGDRVKLELTPYSLDKGRITFRYK; encoded by the coding sequence ATGGCAAGAGATGATGTTATAGAGGTTGATGGGAAAGTGATTGAGGCGTTGCCTAATGCTACCTTTAAGGTAGAGTTAGACAATAAGCATGTAGTGCTGTGTAGGATTTCTGGAAAAATGCGCATGCATTACATTAGGATTTCTTTAGGTGATAGGGTGAAGTTAGAGCTTACTCCCTATAGTTTGGACAAAGGTCGAATAACTTTTAGGTATAAGTAA
- the rpsE gene encoding 30S ribosomal protein S5 has translation MEEINREEFQEVVVNIGRVTKVVKGGRRFRFNALVVVGNKNGLVGFGLGKAKEVPDAIKKAVDDAFKNLIHVTIKGTTIAHDIEHKYNASRILLKPASEGTGVIAGGSTRPIIELAGIKDILTKSLGSNNPYNVVRATFDALAKIKA, from the coding sequence ATGGAAGAGATTAATAGAGAAGAATTTCAAGAAGTAGTCGTTAATATTGGTCGTGTAACTAAGGTTGTTAAAGGTGGTAGAAGATTTCGCTTTAACGCTTTGGTGGTTGTGGGCAATAAAAATGGGCTTGTAGGTTTTGGTCTAGGTAAAGCTAAAGAAGTGCCTGATGCGATTAAAAAAGCTGTAGATGATGCCTTTAAAAACCTTATTCATGTAACTATCAAGGGAACAACCATCGCCCACGATATTGAGCATAAATACAATGCGAGTCGTATTTTATTGAAACCTGCAAGTGAAGGAACAGGAGTTATTGCTGGTGGTTCAACACGCCCCATTATTGAATTGGCAGGGATTAAGGATATTCTAACCAAGTCTTTAGGCTCAAATAATCCCTACAATGTTGTGCGTGCGACTTTTGACGCTTTAGCCAAGATTAAAGCATAA